In Shewanella sp. MR-4, the genomic stretch TTCCTCATCGGATATTAAGAATCAGACGGCGGCCATTGAGCTGGAATTAGAGCTTTATAATCTCGATGGCTTATCGCGGGTGTTATCTAAGCTCTCCCAAGTCGATAGCGTGATAGAAGCAAGACGGCTTTAAGGTTAGCAATACCTTTCGAAGCGATTAGCCTCGAAATTAGCTTTGATAAGAGATATAGATTGGGGGGGCGGGAGGCTGTTCACCATTCTGAGCAATGGCATTTGCTCTCCGACGCGCAGCGAGTCCGTCCTTGGATGCTCGACCGCCCCATCCGTGGGGCGGACGGTCGTCTCGCAAATCACCATTGCTCAGCTTCCTAGCATCGTTGTTGGCTGTAGGTTTCAAAGAGACACACAGCATGCTTTGGGACATTTCCGAGTTATATTTTTAGCTCGAATTAGTGAATTTCTAATTAAAATTTCTATGGGCTAACATTTTAAATAACCGGCCCGCGTAGCGGGTCCGGCGGAAGCAAAGTTGATTTATTTGTTAAGGCTTAACTTGCCAGTCCAATAATCAATGGATAATTTAACTGCGTTATCAAAATCAACGATTGAACCATCTACTAATTCTACCTCTAGCATGGAAATGTCAAAGCCACGACTAAATCCAGATGAAAACGCGCCCTGGTGAACCTGGGCTTTTCGGATAACTGGAGTTCGTGTTTTATCTAAACTGGCATGTTTTGAACCATTACATATATCGCGCATGACTCGGAGACTTGGACACTCACTCCCAACATATCCTTGTAAATCAATTAATTGTTTATATGGGAGGTTGTTTTTGTACTCTTCATAATACCAATCACACAAGTGCCAGAGTTTTCCTGCACATTCGACGGCAAGCTCTTCATTAAGCGGATCAGTAAGGAATACTGCAATCTTTCTTTGTACTGAATCCCAGTAATTAATAAATGAGTTAGTGCCAAACGAGTAATGCATTATCTATGACCTTAACGTCTTAGTATTTATGCGCTGCGCTGTTTGCAGGGCATAAATCGCTTGTTGGACTTGGCCGCTGCCACATCCATGTCAATTGGTATAAATGATGCTATAGGAATTTGCTTTTTTGCGGTAGCGGTTTTTTATACAGTTTGGTTGGTAATTACTTGATATTGTTTTAGCTTTCTCATGCTTTTACGCTTATTTTTTGCTGATTAATCGCTATCTAACGACTCAAAACTCCAAGGATTACATCTTCCCTCGGAGTTGCCGCGGGGCGAGTAGACAAATTGCGTGAGTCTCGCCACGGATGGCGAGCTAGCTTTCGCAGGTGCAGGGACGCATCCTTCGGAAGCGATAGCAAATTTGGCAATGAGCACAAGGGGCTTTCAACTCCGTTAGGGGCGTCTTGGAGCATCCAAGGAGGATAGGACGAGCAGTTCTCCTTGGTCGGGTGTGGGGTGAAGCCCCACGACTTTGATTAAGCATTCAAGCTACGAAAAAGATGGGATACATAACATCTAAGTCGAACCATCAACTTTTCTATAGGCAGAGCTTTACTTGGCCTATTCCCCTTTTAAACTGCGAAACCCACTTTGGGGCATATTCTCTTCACTAAAATCTTATCTCTGACTCAAAATAGCACTTTAAGCTTGGCTACTTTATCATTAGCGCTTTATTGCCATTATTGCAGCCTTAGTTGCGACTCAGCTTGAGTGTATTCCTGTTTACGCATCCTGCACTTGTGTCGACTATCTTGAAAGGATATCAGCATGACTTCCCATACCACGCCTTCTATTTCTGAGCTTTCAGCAACAGCACTTTCTGCAACCGATGTCGCGCCGCTACTGAAGATTATGGAGAAGCTGCGCGATCCGCAAACGGGTTGTCCTTGGGATAAAGCGCAGACCTTTCAAACCATAGTGCCTTTTACCCTCGAAGAGGCCTATGAAGTGGCCGACACTATTGAACGTTTAGCCCTAGACGAGCTGCCCGATGAGCTGGGGGATTTATTATTCCAAGTGGTGTTTTATTGCCAGCTAGGCAAAGAGCAGGGCAGGTTTGATTTCAGCACCGTCGTCAATAAAATCACCGACAAACTCACTCGTCGTCATCCCCACGTGTTTGGCGAAGCCACGTTTGAGGCCGATGCCAGTAGTCAGCAAATGAAAGCCAATTGGGAAGCAATCAAAGCCAGCGAGCGTGAACAAAAGGCATTGGCGGCTGGGGTGACTTCACCAAGCGAGGTTTCTGTGCTTGATGATATTCCGCGTGCACAGCCGGCGTTATCCCGTTCAATCAAAATTCAGCAGCGGGTCGCACGTGTCGGGTTCGATTGGCCTGAGCTTGAGCCCGTTGTCGCAAAAATCCACGAAGAAATTGATGAAGTGCTGGCGGAGGTGAATCAGCCAACACTCGACCAAGCCAAAGTACAGGCCGAAATGGGCGACTTATTGTTTGCGGTGGTGAATTTGGCGCGTCATTTAAAGGTGGACCCAGAACAAGCGCTGCGCCAAGCCAATGTTAAATTTGAACGCCGTTTTAAAGGTGTAGAGGCATTTGCAAGACAAAATAATAAAGCATTAGAAGAACATAGCTTAGAAGAGTTAGATGCCTATTGGG encodes the following:
- the mazG gene encoding nucleoside triphosphate pyrophosphohydrolase, whose amino-acid sequence is MTSHTTPSISELSATALSATDVAPLLKIMEKLRDPQTGCPWDKAQTFQTIVPFTLEEAYEVADTIERLALDELPDELGDLLFQVVFYCQLGKEQGRFDFSTVVNKITDKLTRRHPHVFGEATFEADASSQQMKANWEAIKASEREQKALAAGVTSPSEVSVLDDIPRAQPALSRSIKIQQRVARVGFDWPELEPVVAKIHEEIDEVLAEVNQPTLDQAKVQAEMGDLLFAVVNLARHLKVDPEQALRQANVKFERRFKGVEAFARQNNKALEEHSLEELDAYWDKVKQGEPR